A section of the Drosophila sechellia strain sech25 chromosome 3L, ASM438219v1, whole genome shotgun sequence genome encodes:
- the LOC116800972 gene encoding serine protease 1: SVTVYLGATVRTSAEITHTVPRSDIIIHSGWNSANLRNDISLIKIPATSSSSRISAVKLPSIANSYSTFVGDVAVASGWGRTSDAFSRVATNLQYVDLTVIANSKCSQTYGTSVVTASTLCVGTGSSKSTCNGDSGGLLVLKSSNEQIGLTSFGAAAGCEKGYPVAFTRVTSYLDWINTKTGI; the protein is encoded by the coding sequence TCCGTGACCGTCTACTTGGGCGCGACCGTGCGCACCTCCGCCGAGATCACCCACACCGTGCCCAGATCCGACATCATCATCCACTCCGGTTGGAACAGCGCTAACCTGCGCAACGACATCTCCCTGATCAAGATCCCCGCCACCTCCTCCAGCAGCAGGATCTCCGCCGTCAAGCTGCCGAGCATCGCCAACTCCTACTCGACCTTCGTCGGTGACGTCGCTGTCGCCTCCGGATGGGGACGCACCAGTGACGCCTTCAGTAGAGTGGCTACCAATCTTCAGTATGTCGACCTGACTGTGATCGCCAACTCAAAGTGCTCCCAAACCTACGGCACCTCGGTCGTTACCGCCTCAACCCTCTGCGTCGGGACCGGTAGCTCCAAGTCCACCTGCAACGGTGACTCCGGCGGTCTTCTGGTCCTCAAGTCGTCCAACGAGCAGATCGGTCTGACCTCATTCGGTGCCGCTGCCGGTTGCGAGAAGGGCTACCCCGTTGCCTTCACTCGTGTGACCAGCTACTTGGACTGGATCAATACTAAGACTGGTATCTAG
- the LOC6610960 gene encoding brachyurin, which yields MKFACATVVLLATILGAQAVDWKSVKNLNIETPMPKVHGETLPSGRITGGQIAEPNQFPYQVGLLLYINGGAVWCGGTIISDRWIITAAHCTDSLTTGVDVYLGAHDRTNAKEEGQQIIFVETKNVIVHEEWIAETITNDISLIKLPVPIEFNKYIQPAKLPVKSDSYSTYGGENAIASGWGKISDSATGATDILQFIRVPIMNNSGCSPWYFGLVAASNICIKTTGGTSTCNGDSGGPLVLDDGSNTLIGATSFGIALGCEVGWPGVFTRITYYLDWIQEKTGVVNYGN from the exons ATGAAATTCGCCTGCGCTACGGTTGTGCTCTTGGCCACCATCCTTGGGGCCCAGGCTGTGGACTGGAAGTCGGTCAAGAACCTGAACATCGAGACCCCGATGCCCAAGGTCCATGGCGAGACCCTGCCCAGCGGAAGGATTACCGGAGGTCAGATCGCAGAGCCCAACCAGTTCCCCTACCAGGTGGGACTACTGCTGTACATCAATGGAGGAGCTGTCTGGTGCGGAGGCACCATCATCAGCGACCGCTGGATCATCACCGCCGCCCATTGCACGGACAGCCTGACCACCGGAGTGGATGTCTACCTGGGCGCCCACGACCGCACCAATGCCAAGGAGGAGGGCCAGCAGATCATCTTCGTGGAGACGAAGAATGTGATCGTGCACGAGGAGTGGATCGCAGAGACCATCACCAACGACATTTCCCTGATCAAGTTGCCAGTGCCCATTGAGTTCAACA AGTACATCCAGCCCGCCAAGCTGCCCGTGAAATCCGACAGCTACAGCACCTACGGCGGAGAGAATGCCATTGCCTCCGGATGGGGCAAGATCAGCGACT CTGCTACCGGAGCCACCGACATTCTGCAGTTCATCAGAGTCCCCATTATGAACAACAGCGGCTGCTCTCCCTGGTACTTCGGCCTGGTTGCCGCCAGCAACATCTGCATCAAGACCACCGGCGGAACCTCCACCTGCAACGGCGACTCCGGCGGCCCTCTGGTCCTGGATGACGGCAGCAACACCCTGATTGGAGCCACCTCCTTCGGCATTGCCCTCGGCTGCGAGGTGGGATGGCCCGGTGTGTTCACCCGTATCACTTACTACCTCGACTGGATCCAAGAGAAGACTGGTGTGGTCAACTACGGCAATTAA
- the LOC6610952 gene encoding serine protease 1, whose amino-acid sequence MKVFVVLVLALASASAGLLPNVAPVHPRDRVSTQSITGRITNGKDAVAGQFPYQVGLSFSSSASSWWCGGSIIGNKWVLTAAHCTDGAASVTIYYGATVRTRPEFTQIVSASKFRQHENYMALTVRNDISLIQTSSVSFSASVNKINLPAISSRYSTYEGKTAVASGWGLTSDSATAVARDLQYVDLTIISNALCQKTFGSMIVTSRVLCVATPNKSSTCQGDSGGPLALDGVLIGATSFGSADGCESGAPVAFTRITYFRDWIKGISGI is encoded by the exons ATGAAGGTTTTCGTAGTTTTGGTTCTGGCTCTGGCCTCCGCCTCCGCTGGGCTCCTGCCCAATGTCGCCCCTGTGCATCCCCGCGACAGGGTCTCGACCCAATCCATCACCGGTCGCATCACCAACGGCAAGGACGCCGTTGCCGGCCAGTTCCCCTACCAGGTGGGACTTAGTTTCTCCAGCTCTGCTAGCAGTTGGTGGTGCGGTGGCTCCATCATCGGCAACAAGTGGGTGCTGACTGCTGCTCACTGTACCGACGG GGCCGCTTCCGTGACCATCTACTACGGTGCCACTGTCCGTACTCGCCCCGAGTTCACCCAAATCGTCAGCGCCTCGAAGTTCAGGCAGCACGAGAACTACATGGCTCTGACCGTCCGCAACGACATCTCGCTGATCCAGACCTCGTCCGTGTCCTTCTCGGCTTCCGTGAACAAGATCAACCTGCCCGCCATCTCCAGCAGATACTCCACCTACGAGGGAAAGACCGCTGTTGCCTCCGGATGGGGTCTCACCTCCGACAGCGCCACCGCCGTGGCTCGCGATCTGCAGTACGTCGACCTTACCATCATCTCCAACGCCTTGTGCCAGAAAACCTTCGGAAGCATGATCGTGACCAGCAGGGTCCTCTGCGTTGCCACCCCCAACAAGTCCTCCACCTGCCAGGGTGATTCCGGCGGCCCATTGGCTCTCGATGGTGTCCTCATCGGTGCCACCTCCTTTGGATCCGCTGATGGTTGCGAGTCTGGCGCACCAGTTGCTTTCACCCGTATCACTTACTTCCGCGATTGGATTAAGGGAATTTCCGGTATCTAA
- the LOC6610951 gene encoding serine protease 1 — protein sequence MKVFVVLFLAIATVSGDVLPQDTPEHPRDSVAVRSIDGRITNGNKAAANQFPYQVGLSFKGSAGSWWCGGSIIANTWVLTAAHCTKGATSVTIYYGSTVRTSAKLKKTVSSSKFVQHASYNAATLRNDISLIKTPSVTFTASINKIALPAIASSYSTYAGQTAVASGWGRTSDSSTAVAANLQYAEFQVITNAVCQQTYGSSVVTSGVICVSSINKKSTCQGDSGGPLAVNNRLIGVTSFVSSKGCEKNAPAGFTRVTSYLDWIKNQSGVFY from the exons ATGAAGGTTTTTGTAGTCTTGTTCTTGGCAATTGCCACCGTTTCTGGTGATGTCCTGCCCCAGGACACTCCAGAACATCCCCGTGATAGCGTAGCTGTTCGGTCCATAGATGGTCGCATTACCAATGGAAACAAGGCAGCTGCTAACCAGTTTCCCTACCAGGTGGGACTCAGTTTTAAGGGATCGGCTGGCAGTTGGTGGTGCGGTGGTTCAATAATAGCGAATACATGGGTTCTAACTGCTGCCCATTGCACCAAAGG AGCCACATCCGTGACCATCTACTATGGATCCACCGTTCGCACCAGTGCCAAACTAAAGAAAACGGTCTCCAGCTCCAAGTTTGTGCAGCATGCCAGCTACAATGCGGCCACTTTGCGCAACGACATCTCCCTGATCAAGACTCCATCCGTGACTTTTACGGCTTCCATAAATAAGATTGCCCTGCCCGCCATTGCCAGCAGTTACTCCACCTACGCCGGACAGACTGCAGTGGCTTCCGGATGGGGCAGGACCTCCGATTCCAGCACTGCCGTTGCCGCGAACCTTCAATACGCAGAATTTCAGGTCATTACCAATGCTGTGTGTCAGCAGACCTATGGGTCATCTGTGGTTACCAGTGGAGTGATCTGCGTGTCCTCAATCAACAAGAAGTCGACCTGTCAGGGCGATTCCGGCGGTCCATTGGCTGTGAACAATAGACTAATTGGTGTGACCTCGTTTGTGTCCTCCAAGGGATGTGAGAAAAATGCGCCTGCTGGTTTCACTCGCGTCACCAGCTATCTGGATTGGATCAAGAACCAGTCCGGCGTGTTTTATTAG
- the LOC6610957 gene encoding protein tantalus isoform X2 — translation MALSDMEEMQDTSEPIAAPESDDNVSSESQDSDDVDSQLSRCEDNDDDSDCISGSSRRSSTFGARAGVARRRMPARVSKDNFNRICSAIMKPIKKKQRKELNTNAQTLKSIEKIYTNKRMRKFTPTNLETIFEEPSDENAADAEDDSEECSISSQVKVVKVWGRKLRRAISFSDGLNKNKILSKRRRQKVKKTFGKRFALKKISMTEFHDRLNKSFDSAMLEGDDGEAGGSAETIDIPKTSMTMEDIQLPTMSSQHQFLMQPAGFE, via the coding sequence ATGGCCTTGTCGGACATGGAGGAGATGCAGGACACATCCGAGCCCATAGCTGCACCCGAATCCGATGACAATGTCAGCAGTGAATCGCAAGACTCCGACGATGTGGACTCGCAATTGAGTCGCTGCGAGGACAACGATGATGACAGTGATTGCATCAGTGGATCCTCCAGACGTAGTTCCACTTTCGGAGCTCGGGCGGGCGTGGCTCGTCGCAGGATGCCCGCCAGGGTGTCCAAGGACAACTTTAACCGGATCTGCAGCGCCATCATGAAACCCATCAAAAAGAAGCAACGAAAAGAGCTGAACACAAATGCCCAAACCCTTAAGAGCATCGAAAAGATCTACACCAACAAGCGCATGAGAAAGTTCACGCCCACCAATCTGGAGACAATCTTTGAGGAACCCAGCGATGAGAATGCCGCCGATGCAGAGGACGACAGCGAGGAGTGCTCCATCAGCAGCCAAGTGAAGGTAGTCAAGGTGTGGGGTCGCAAACTCCGCCGCGCAATATCCTTCAGCGATGGCCTGAACAAGAACAAAATCCTGTCGAAGAGACGCCGCCAGAAGGTGAAGAAGACCTTTGGCAAGCGCTTCGCACTCAAAAAAATCTCCATGACCGAGTTCCACGATCGTTTGAATAAGAGCTTCGACAGTGCCATGCTGGAGGGTGATGATGGAGAGGCGGGAGGATCGGCGGAGACCATCGACATCCCCAAGACATCCATGACCATGGAAGACATACAGCTGCCGACAATGAGCAGCCAGCACCAGTTCCTCATGCAACCGGCGGGCTTTGAGTAG
- the LOC6610956 gene encoding serine protease 1 produces the protein MKVLAVLLLGVIASATAFEKPVFWKDVPVGKASIEGRITMGYPAYEGKVPYIVGLGFSKNGGGTWCGGSIIGNTWVMTAKHCTDGMESVTIYYGALWRLQAQYTHWVGRGDFIEHGSGDISLIRTPHVDFWSLVNKVELPRYDDRYNNYQGWWALVSGWGKTSDEGGVSEYLNCVDVQIGENSVCENYYGSFSGDLICIPTPENKGTCSGDSGGPLVIHDGNRQVGIVSFGSSAGCLSNGPKGMVRVTSYLDWIRDHTGISY, from the coding sequence ATGAAGGTGTTAGCGGTCCTGCTTCTGGGGGTGATTGCCTCCGCCACGGCGTTCGAGAAGCCGGTTTTCTGGAAGGATGTGCCCGTGGGCAAGGCCTCGATCGAGGGTAGGATCACCATGGGATATCCTGCCTACGAGGGCAAGGTACCCTACATTGTCGGCTTGGGCTTCAGCAAGAACGGTGGAGGCACCTGGTGCGGCGGCTCCATCATCGGCAACACCTGGGTGATGACCGCCAAGCATTGTACCGATGGTATGGAATCGGTGACCATCTACTACGGAGCCCTCTGGCGCTTGCAGGCACAGTACACCCACTGGGTGGGACGTGGCGACTTCATTGAGCACGGATCTGGAGACATCTCCCTCATCCGCACTCCTCACGTGGACTTCTGGTCGCTGGTCAACAAGGTGGAGCTCCCCAGGTACGACGATCGCTACAACAACTACCAAGGCTGGTGGGCTCTGGTCTCCGGATGGGGCAAGACCTCCGATGAGGGCGGCGTCTCCGAGTACCTGAACTGCGTCGATGTCCAGATTGGCGAGAACTCCGTGTGCGAGAACTACTACGGCAGCTTCTCCGGCGACCTGATCTGCATCCCCACTCCCGAGAACAAGGGCACCTGCAGCGGCGACTCCGGTGGCCCACTGGTCATCCACGACGGCAACCGCCAGGTGGGCATCGTGTCCTTCGGCTCCTCCGCCGGCTGCCTCTCCAACGGTCCCAAGGGTATGGTGCGCGTCACCAGTTACCTGGACTGGATCCGCGACCACACTGGCATCTCTTactaa
- the LOC116801219 gene encoding brachyurin, whose product MPNICCSSRLRIICTRPKQIQLTNDADTCRNQVDDAMSMPQSLTIKTPAKTTTSPVLHVKRPLRPELGLTHYEEHQIYIYYIDRMTQYQAISTFFLLLLSSTLVKSSEPWLYSFEHPKEESPDDDDAIMERRWQLGYENFRLRCEKFETEGNQTAAVRTRIAGGELATRGMFPYQVGLVIQLSGADLVKCGGSLITLQFILTAAHCLTDAIAAKIYTGATVFADVEDSVEELQVTHRDFIIYPDYLGFGGYSDLALIRLPRKVRTSEQVQPIELAGEFMHQNFLVGKVVTLSGWGYLGDSTDKRTRLLQYLDAEVIDQERCICYFLPGLVSHRRHLCTDGSNGRGACNGDSGGPVVYHWSNVSYLIGVTSFGSAEGCEVGGPTVYTRITAYLPWIRQQTAMTN is encoded by the exons ATGCCAAACATCTGCTGCTCCTCCCGTCTCCGTATAATTTGCACTCGGCCCAagcaaattcaattaacaAACGATGCGGACACGTGCCGCAACCAAGTCGATGACGCAATGTCGATGCCACAATCGCTGACTATAAAAACACCAgctaaaacaacaacaagcccAGTACTTCACGTGAAGAGACCACTCAGACCTGAACTTGGACTAACTCATTACGAGGAACatcagatatatatatattacat TGATAGGATGACGCAATACCAGGCTATAAGTACTTTCTTCCTGCTACTTCTATCATCCACACTAGTTAAATCAAGTGAGCCTTGGCTGTATAGTTTTGAGCACCCCAAAGAGGAGTCTCCGGACGATGATGATGCAATAATGGAGAGACGTTGGCAGCTTGGCTACGAGAACTTTCGACTTCGCTGCGAAAAATTCGAGACGGAAGGTAATCAAACCGCTGCCGTAAGAACTCGAATAGCTGGCGGAGAATTGGCCACGCGCGGCATGTTTCCCTATCAAGTGGGTCTGGTGATTCAGCTGAGTGGCGCAGATCTGGTCAAATGCGGTGGTTCCCTTATCACTCTTCAGTTTATTTTGACTGCAGCCCATTGTTTGACCGACGCCATAGCTGCAAAGATTTACACGGGCGCCACCGTATTTGCCGATGTAGAAGACTCCGTGGAGGAGTTACAAGTCACGCATAgagattttataatttatccTGATTACTTGGGCTTTGGGGGATATAGTGACTTGGCTTTAATACGACTGCCAAGAAAAGTCAGAACTTCAGAACAAGTGCAGCCCATTGAGTTGGCTGGGGAGTTCATGCATCAGAACTTTCTGGTAGGCAAAGTGGTGACCCTATCTGGCTGGGGTTATCTAGGAGATTCAACCGACAAACGGACGCGACTTCTACAGTACTTGGATGCGGAGGTGATCGATCAGGAACGCTGCATCTGCTATTTCCTGCCAGGATTGGTTAGCCACCGACGTCACCTGTGCACCGATGGAAGCAATGGACGTGGTGCCTGCAATGGCGACTCCGGTGGCCCCGTGGTGTACCACTGGAGCAATGTCAGCTACCTTATTGGGGTCACCTCGTTCGGCAGTGCCGAAGGATGCGAGGTAGGAGGGCCCACTGTCTACACCAGGATAACCGCATATTTGCCATGGATCCGACAGCAAACGGCAATGACCAACTAA
- the LOC6610959 gene encoding chymotrypsin BI, whose product MSKQSASASATLLLLIWLTWLTMHCIALDWQQVKPMYLVSMYPGPAGLSTSSSSPFSSSASSSGSLEHDAEMSASNVDNRHMKGLGMGREMSAFSEEDDREPLVLNLETTPLIEKMLPEGAMAMDRIFGGDVGNPHCFPYQVGMLLQRPKGLYWCGGSLISDKHVITAAHCVDMAKRALVFLGANEIKNAKEKGQVRLMVPSENFQIYPTWNPKRLKDDIALVRLPHAVSFNERIHPIQLPKRHYEYRSFKNKLAIASGWGRYATGVHAISNVLRYVQLQIIDGRTCKSNFPLSYRGTNICTSGRNARSTCNGDSGGPLVLQRRHSKKRVLVGITSFGSIYGCDRGYPAAFTKVASYLDWISDETGVSAHQDTTEAIFFDQYVREYGKPRQSRRLETEEQLEDDVPDELDFHPRPASDEDISEDVRPRTRSRPHSENEFYFL is encoded by the exons ATGTCAAAACAATCTGCAAGTGCAAGTGccacgctgctgctgctcatttGGCTGACATGGCTAACGATGCACTGCATCGCGTTGGACTGGCAGCAGGTTAAGCCGATGTACCTGGTGTCCATGTACCCGGGCCCCGCGGGTCTCTCCACTTCCTCGTCCTCCCCATTTTCCTCCTCAGCATCCTCATCCGGTTCCCTGGAGCACGATGCGGAAATGAGTGCCAGCAACGTGGACAATCGACACATGAAGGGGTTGGGAATGGGCAGGGAGATGAGCGCTTTCAGCGAAGAGGACGATCGGGAGCCACTGGTTCTCAATTTGGAGACCACGCCACTGATAGAGAAGATGCTGCCCGAGGGCGCGATGGCGATGGATCGCATCTTTGGCGGTGATGTGGGCAATCCCCACTGTTTTCCCTATCAGGTGGGAATGCTGCTTCAAAGACCTAAGGGTCTATACTGGTGTGGTGGCTCCCTGATCTCTGATAAGCATGTCATCACCGCGGCTCACTGTGTTGATAT GGCGAAGAGGGCCCTGGTTTTCTTGGGCGCCAATGAGATCAAGAACGCCAAGGAGAAGGGTCAAGTTCGACTGATGGTGCCTAGCGAAAACTTCCAAATCTACCCCACCTGGAATCCAAAGAGATTGAAGGATGACATTGCTCTGGTAAGACTGCCTCATGCCGTCAGCTTTAATG AGCGCATTCATCCCATTCAATTGCCGAAGAGGCACTACGAGTACCGcagttttaaaaacaaactggcCATCGCATCCGGTTGGGGTCGCTATGCCACTGGAGTCCATGCGATCAGCAATGTGCTGCGCTACGTCCAGCTGCAGATAATCGATGGACGGACTTGCAAGTCCAACTTCCCGCTATCCTATCGAGGTACAAATATATGCACCAGTGGAAGGAATGCGCGTTCAACTTGCAATGGGGATTCGGGAGGACCTTTGGTTCTCCAAAGGAGGCACTCGAAGAAGAGAGTCCTGGTGGGAATTACATCTTTTGGCAGCATATACGGTTGCGATCGAGGCTATCCAGCGGCCTTCACCAAAGTTGCCTCATATTTGGATTGGATCAGCGATGAAACTGGTGTTAGTGCCCACCAGGATACCACGGAGGCAATATTCTTCGATCAGTATGTAAGGGAATATGGAAAACCACGTCAAAGTCGACGCTTGGAAACGGAGGAGCAGTTGGAAGACGATGTGCCCGACGAACTAGATTTCCATCCGAGACCCGCTTCAGATGAGGACATCTCCGAGGATGTCAGACCACGAACACGATCACGCCCACACTCCGAAAACGAGTTCTATTTCTTGTAA
- the LOC6610955 gene encoding serine protease 1: protein MKVRGVLLFSAFALVAALEKPVPVKDMPAGKKINGRITNGYPAYEGKVPYIVALRFDNGNGGGWNCGGSIIGHEWVLTAAHCTYGASYVPISYGAVWRHQPQFTHVSSDLITHPEYDTGNLHNDIALIRTPHVDFWALVNKVELPRYDDRYNNFYGWWALLSGWGSSSDSSGMTDYLNCVDIQISDNSVCLDYYGSHFITSNHLCYATPENKGSCSGDSGGPLVLHDGYRQVGIVSFGSAEGCLSNSPKGLTRVTGYLDWIRDHTGIFY from the coding sequence ATGAAAGTTCGTGGAGTTTTGCtgttttcggctttcgccttggtGGCGGCCCTTGAAAAGCCTGTTCCCGTGAAGGACATGCCCGCTGGCAAGAAGATTAACGGACGTATTACCAATGGATATCCTGCTTACGAAGGAAAAGTGCCCTACATTGTAGCTCTGCGCTTCGATAATGGAAACGGCGGTGGCTGGAACTGCGGAGGCTCCATCATTGGCCACGAATGGGTTCTCACTGCGGCCCACTGCACCTACGGAGCCAGTTACGTGCCCATCAGCTACGGAGCTGTGTGGCGCCACCAGCCGCAGTTCACCCACGTTTCATCGGATCTCATTACGCATCCGGAGTACGACACCGGTAACTTGCACAACGACATCGCCCTGATCCGCACTCCCCACGTGGACTTCTGGGCGCTGGTCAACAAGGTGGAGCTGCCCAGATACGACGATCGCTACAACAACTTTTACGGCTGGTGGGCCTTGCTCTCCGGTTGGGGATCTTCCTCTGATAGCAGCGGGATGACCGATTACCTCAACTGCGTGGACATCCAGATATCGGACAACAGTGTCTGCCTGGACTACTACGGCAGCCACTTCATCACTTCCAACCACCTGTGCTATGCCACTCCCGAGAACAAGGGCTCCTGCAGCGGCGACTCTGGCGGACCACTCGTCCTCCACGACGGCTATCGTCAGGTGGGCATTGTGTCCTTCGGCTCCGCCGAGGGATGCCTGTCCAACAGCCCCAAGGGATTGACCCGAGTGACCGGTTACTTGGACTGGATTCGCGACCATACTGGCATTTTTTACTAA
- the LOC6610957 gene encoding protein tantalus isoform X1 encodes MDNIVYDFAQITFQAKDNRSPTNSNFSWQLKKMALSDMEEMQDTSEPIAAPESDDNVSSESQDSDDVDSQLSRCEDNDDDSDCISGSSRRSSTFGARAGVARRRMPARVSKDNFNRICSAIMKPIKKKQRKELNTNAQTLKSIEKIYTNKRMRKFTPTNLETIFEEPSDENAADAEDDSEECSISSQVKVVKVWGRKLRRAISFSDGLNKNKILSKRRRQKVKKTFGKRFALKKISMTEFHDRLNKSFDSAMLEGDDGEAGGSAETIDIPKTSMTMEDIQLPTMSSQHQFLMQPAGFE; translated from the exons ATGGATAACATAGTCTACGACTTTGCCCAGATCACGTTTCAAGCTAAAGACAACAG GTCACCCACTAACTCGAATTTCTCGTGGCAACTAAAGAAGATGGCCTTGTCGGACATGGAGGAGATGCAGGACACATCCGAGCCCATAGCTGCACCCGAATCCGATGACAATGTCAGCAGTGAATCGCAAGACTCCGACGATGTGGACTCGCAATTGAGTCGCTGCGAGGACAACGATGATGACAGTGATTGCATCAGTGGATCCTCCAGACGTAGTTCCACTTTCGGAGCTCGGGCGGGCGTGGCTCGTCGCAGGATGCCCGCCAGGGTGTCCAAGGACAACTTTAACCGGATCTGCAGCGCCATCATGAAACCCATCAAAAAGAAGCAACGAAAAGAGCTGAACACAAATGCCCAAACCCTTAAGAGCATCGAAAAGATCTACACCAACAAGCGCATGAGAAAGTTCACGCCCACCAATCTGGAGACAATCTTTGAGGAACCCAGCGATGAGAATGCCGCCGATGCAGAGGACGACAGCGAGGAGTGCTCCATCAGCAGCCAAGTGAAGGTAGTCAAGGTGTGGGGTCGCAAACTCCGCCGCGCAATATCCTTCAGCGATGGCCTGAACAAGAACAAAATCCTGTCGAAGAGACGCCGCCAGAAGGTGAAGAAGACCTTTGGCAAGCGCTTCGCACTCAAAAAAATCTCCATGACCGAGTTCCACGATCGTTTGAATAAGAGCTTCGACAGTGCCATGCTGGAGGGTGATGATGGAGAGGCGGGAGGATCGGCGGAGACCATCGACATCCCCAAGACATCCATGACCATGGAAGACATACAGCTGCCGACAATGAGCAGCCAGCACCAGTTCCTCATGCAACCGGCGGGCTTTGAGTAG
- the LOC6610954 gene encoding serine protease 1, translating into MKVLVVFALALATASAGLLPQQVPIHPRDLPAVTKIEGRITNGKTATAGQFPYQVGLSFASSSGSWWCGGSLIDNTWVLTAAHCTSGASAVTLYYGATVRTNAQLVQTVAAANFVQHASYNSIVLRNDISLIKTPTISFTASINKIALPAIAGTYSTYAGQQAIASGWGKTSDSTTRVANTLQYEVFEVVSVSVCQSTYGSLVATNNVICVATPNKVSTCNGDSGGPLVLASEKYLIGVTSFVSSAGCESGAPAGFTRVTSYLNWIKENTGLSY; encoded by the exons ATGAAAGTGCTCGTAGTCTTCGCCCTGGCTCTGGCCACCGCCTCCGCCGGTCTGCTGCCCCAGCAGGTGCCGATCCACCCCCGTGATCTGCCCGCCGTGACCAAGATCGAGGGTCGCATCACCAACGGCAAGACCGCCACTGCTGGCCAGTTCCCCTACCAGGTGGGACTCAGCTTCGCCAGCTCCAGCGGCAGCTGGTGGTGCGGTGGTTCCCTCATCGACAACACCTGGGTTCTTACTGCTGCTCACTGCACTTCTGG TGCCTCCGCTGTGACCCTCTACTACGGAGCCACCGTGCGTACTAATGCCCAGCTGGTCCAGACTGTTGCCGCAGCTAACTTCGTTCAGCACGCCAGCTACAACTCGATTGTATTGAGGAACGACATTTCCCTGATCAAAACCCCAACGATTTCCTTCACCGCCTCCATTAACAAGATTGCGCTGCCCGCCATCGCCGGTACCTACTCCACTTACGCTGGACAGCAGGCTATTGCCTCCGGATGGGGCAAGACCTCCGATTCCACCACCAGAGTCGCTAACACTCTGCAGTACGAAGTCTTCGAGGTTGTGTCCGTCTCCGTGTGCCAGAGCACTTATGGCTCTCTGGTCGCCACCAACAACGTGATCTGCGTTGCCACCCCCAACAAGGTGTCCACCTGCAACGGCGACTCCGGCGGCCCACTGGTCCTGGCCAGCGAGAAATACCTCATCGGTGTCACTTCCTTCGTGTCCAGCGCTGGTTGTGAGTCCGGTGCCCCTGCTGGCTTCACCCGTGTGACCAGCTACTTGAACTGGATCAAGGAAAACACCGGCCTCTCCTACTAA